TGCGGTGATGGTGTAGACGATGCGCGCCCGCTTCGCGGACAGGGCGTGCGGCTTTGCGTCAGAGGCTTCCGAGCCGACGATCAGGCCCCGTCCCGCCATCGTTTTCAGGCACGGATACAAGGATCCGTAGCTGAAGGCGCGGAAGGAGCCAAGAACCAAATTGAGCCGTTTACGCAGTTCGTAGCCGTGCAGCGGTGAATCCGCGAGGAGGCCGAGAATCGCAGTCTCGAGTGTCGCTGAGCGACTGCGCACGGTTGCCTCCTTCGGTGAGGTCGGGGAATGGAAACGTTTGGACTCGTCCGACAATACACCACTTGATGTATCGGTTCGATACATCGATTGATTCGGTGTGTTCGATAGGTTGATTTGTTCGTTCAGCGGGTTGATCGCGGACGAGGCCCCCTGGTGACGCGGGTCACCTCGCACGCACCAGAGCGCGTCAGACCGTGAAGATTTTGCGAAGCCCCCGCGTGAACCCCGCAAAACCTTTGCCGCCGAGCTGTGGATAACCTGTCGATCATTGGCGCAACCGCGTAGTGTCAGCATGGTCTTACTTAAGGCTTGCAGTACGACCTGTGCGCGTCCTGTGGCAGGGGACGGTCAAAGACATGGAAGAAGGCATACCAGTGGCAGATGCACCCGGAAACGGGCCGCGCCGCGTGTCGGCGCGGTCAAAGACGGGCGGCCAACCGTGGCGACCCACGGGGGGTGCGCAGCAGCCCGCCGCCTCCGGTGCTACCGCGCCACGCACGACTACGCGCACTGCCCCGGCGGCGTTCGCCGCGCAGACCCCCAAGCTCAAGGGTCGCGCCAAGCGGAAATATCTGCGCCAGCAATACGGGCGCTTCAACTATCCGCGCAAGCAATACTCCGGCATCCACCGGTGGCTGCCGAGCTGGCGGTTCATCGTGGGCGTGTGCGTGTTCTTTGGGGTCCTGGGCGTCGCAGGGATCGTGGTCGCCTATCAGATGGTGAAGATACCCAACGCGGAGCAGTTCGCGACCGCGCAAAAGACCACGGTGTATTACGCCGGCGGCAAGAGCGTCATGGGCGAATTTGCGACGCAGGACCGCGTTTTGGTCGACGGGTCCACGCTGCCCGAATACGTCGGACACGCATTTGTCGCCGCCGAAGACCGCAGCTTTTACCAGAACAATGGCATCTCGCTGCCGGGCATGACGCGGGCGTTTGTCAACAATATCCGCGGCGGCGCGCGGCAGGGCGGTTCAACTATCACCCAGCAGTATGCGGAACGGTACTACCTGGGGGAAACAAAGACGTACACCGGCAAGGTCAAAGAGGCCTTCTTGGCCGTCAAGCTCGCCCAGCACCAGGACAAGGCGGAAATCCTGTCCAACTACATGAACACGATCTACTTGGGCAGGGGAACCTACGGGATTCAAAGCGCAGCGCGGAAGTACTTCGGGGTCGACGCCAAAGATCTATCGATCGCGCAGGCCGCGCTCATCGCGGGGATCGTGCCGAGCCCCTCGAATTGGGACCCGCGGGTGAACCCCGACAAGGCCGAACAGCGGTGGAATTACGTGCTGGACGGGATGGAACAGCTGGGCTTCTTGACGGCCGCGCAGCGGGCGGATCTGACCATGCCCGAGACCATCGAGTACAAGCGATCCGACACCTACGGCGGGACCAAGGGGTACCTGCTGGAGATGGTACGGTCCGAATTGGTTGCCACAGGTCAATTTACGGAGGATGACCTGGACACCGGCGGATACGTGATCACAACGACCATCGACAAGTCGATGCAGGCCGACATGGTGGCCACCGTCAAGGCGATGCCGGACGACAAACCGAAGCGTTTGCGGGCAGCCATGGTGACCATCGATCCCGAGACCGGTGGGATCAAGGCTCTTTACGGCGGGCCGAACTACCTCAAGCAGCAGTTCAACAACTCCACGCAGGGAATGGCGCAGGCGGGCTCCACCTTCAAGCCGTTCGCGTTGCTCGCGGCGGTCAGCGATGGCGTATCGGTGACGAATAAGTACTTCAACGGCCGCAATTCGGTGACGATTGACGGCTTCGATCGGCCCGTCGTTAACTTTGGCGGGGCTAGCTACGGGTACGTCAACCTCATGCGGGCGACGGCCCTGTCGATCAACACCGCATACGCCGCCCTCAACGTCGAAATCGGTCCGGAAAAAACGATGCAGGCCGCCATCGACGCGGGGATACCGAAGGCGACGACCGGACTCAACGATCTGCCCAGCAACGTCCTAGGTACCGCCTCGGTACACCCGGTTGACCTGGCCAACGCCTACGCCACGATTGCAGCCGGTGGCATCTACCGCAAGGCGCACATCGTTGCGAGCGTGAAGCAAAACTCCACCGATGAAGTCGAATACAAGGTCGCGACCAAGGGTAAGCGAGTCTTTGACGAGGACGTCACCTCAACCGTTGCGAACGCCATGGCCGGCGTCGTCGAATGGGGAAGCGGGAAGACCGCTAGCGAGGTTGGGAGGCCGATCGCGGGGAAGACGGGGACCTCGTCCGATAATAAGTCCGCCTGGTTTGCGGGGTTTGCGCCCAACCTCGCCACCGTCGTTGGGCTCTATCAGGTCGGCAAGGACGGCAGCGAAGTCTCGATCGACCCGTTCGGCGGGTATTCCGAGATCACCGGTGGATCGGTGCCGGTCGATATGTGGACGGCGTACATGAAGGAAGCGCTTGCGGACCTGCCCGTGGTCGACCTTCCGGAAATGCCGACCAGCGCCGGTCACAAAGCGGATGACGATTCGCAGGAGCAAGACACTGAGACGGATACCAAGGTCGAGGTGCCGTCCGTTGCTGGGGACAGCGCGTCGGCGGCCAAATCCGCGCTGCGCAAGGCCGGCTTCGCCGTGTCGGTTTCCCATGCGTATTCGGATTCGGTACCCAAGGGAAGCGTCATTTCCACGAGCCCGGGCGGCGGCAAGGCCCTCGCACCGGGCGCGACGGTGAGCATCGTCGTGTCCAAGGGACCGAAAAAGTCGAGTTCGGATTCCGGAGGCGGCAACGATGGTTCCGCCGGTAACGACAATGCCGGTGGGTCCAATGACGGCGGCTCCGATGCAGGCACCGGAAAGGGATCCGATGGCGGCGAAGGCGCGGGCGATGGCGGTCAGGGATCCGGCGCGGGACAGGATGGCGGAAGCGGTGCGGGTGACGCGGGATCCGGATCCGGCACGGGCGGCAACTCCGGTTCCGGGAACGGCGCCGGTGGCTCGGCCGGATCCGGCGCCGGCGCCGGTGGTTCGGATAGCGGTGCGGGTGCCAATCCCTAAAGGCGCGGCTACTCCAAACCGGTCGAGGCGGTCACCGGCCTCGCGGTGCGGGTGCCAACCCCTCCAGACGCGATTGCGTGGAGCGAAAGCGCCGTGGTGATGATAAAATGAACGACTGTCGTGTGTCTGTTTCGCGCCAAAAGGGCTCGAGGCAGACCACGGCGACGCGTCAATACCCTCCTGTCACGGAAATACCGTGGCCGTAGAGTCCATAGGAGGTGGGTTAGTGAGCCTGCGTCAATACGAAATCATGCTGATCCTCGACCCCAGTGTCGAGGAGCGCACCGTTGCTCCATCGCTCGACAAGTACCTGTCAGTGGTTCCGAAGGAAGGTGGCACCGTCGACGCGATCGACATCTGGGGCCGCCGTCGTTTGGCATTCGACATCAAGAAGAAGTCCGAGGGCATCTACGCCGTCATCGACTTCACCGCAACCCCCGCAACGGCCAAGGAGTTGGACCGCCAGCTCGGACTCAACGAGTCCGTTCTGCGCACAAAGATCCTTCGCCGCGAGGCCTGATTCCGCTAGTTCCCCCGAGTAGCGCGATCGAGCGCTGCCGCATCCTCAAGGAGGATTCATGGCCGGTGACACGATCATCACGGTCGTTGGCAACCTGACCGCCGACCCGGAGTTGCGTTTTACGCCATCCGGCGCGGCCGTTGCCAATTTCACCATCGCGTCGACCCCGCGAGTTTTCGACCGTCAAAACAACGAATGGCGTGATGGGGAAACCCTGTTTCTACGCTGCTCGCTGTGGCGCGAGGCTGCCGAAAATGCAGCCGAATCGCTGAGCAAGGGAGCCCGGGTCATCGCTCAGGGCCGCCTGACGCAGCGGAGCTTCGAGACCCGGGAGGGTGAGAAGCGCACGGTTGTGGAATTGCAGGTGGATGAGATCGGGCCGTCGCTGCGCAATGCGACGGCCAAGGTCACCCGCGCCCAGCGCGGTGGTGGCGGTGGCGGCTACTCGTCCGGTGGCGGGTTCGGTGGTTCTGCGGGTGGCGGGTTCGGCGGCAGCGCCGCACCGGCCGACGACCCGTGGGGTTCCGCCAGCCCGGCCTCGTCCACCAGCGGAATTGATGACGAGCCGCCTTTCTAGGCAGCTCAGCTAGGACGCCCCCGGGACGTTCACCCTCACTTTTGTTGCCGGCTCGCCGGCAACTCCATCTTGATTTGAAGGAGCATTAACGATGGCAAAGCCCGTCGTGCGTAAGCCGAAGAAGAAGTCCAACCCGCTCAAGAGCGCCAAGGTCGACGTCGTCGACTACAAGGACACCGTCTTGCTGCGGAAATTCATCTCCGACCGCGGAAAGATCCGCGCTCGTCGCGTCACTGGCGTCACCGTCCAGGAGCAGCGTCAAATTGCCCGTGCCGTCAAGAACGCCCGCGAGATGGCCCTGCTGCCGTACTCGTCCTCGGCGCGCTGATTCTAAGGACTAGGAGATAGCACCATGGCAAAGTTGATTCTTACTCATGAGGTGACCGGCCTGGGCGAGCCCGGAGACGTCGTCGACGTCAAGGACGGTTACGCCCGTAACTTCCTGATCCCGCGCAAGCTCGCGACGCCCTGGACCAAGGGAGCGGAATCGCAGGTTTCAGCGATCCGTAAGGCCCGCAAGGCCCGTGAGATCGCGAGCCTTGAGGACGCGCGCGCCGCTCGCGACTCGCTCCAGGCGAAGTCGTTCGTTCTGACCGTCAAGGCCGGTCCGAGCGGCCGCCTGTTCGGTGCCGTTACGACCGCCGAGATCGCTCAGGCCATTGCGGCAAATGGTCCGCAGGTCGACAAGCGGAAGATCGAGGTCTCGCAGCCGATCCGCAATGTGGGCGACCACGCCGTTTCGGTTCGCTTGCACCCCGAGGTAGCAGCCAAGGTCAACGTCAAGGTTGTTGCTGCAAAGTAGCATCCGAGTTGAAACGGGGGGCCGGTCCGCTGGGCGGACCGGCCCCCCGTTTGCGTTGGTCACGGAATGCTTGCGGTGCGCCGGTGGTTCCGCAGTGAGGCGGTCCGGGCGGTGCAAAGCGGACGCTGCGTTTTGCGCGTGGTGGGATTCGGTCACCGGGCCGGAGCGTTCGGGGCCGATTCGCGATCGCTCAGGTGCGCGCGCCGAACATGATGACCGCCACGCCAATCAGGCACACTGCCGCGCCGATCACGTCCCAGCGATCCGGACGGAAACCGTCGATCGCCATCGCCCACACCAACGAACCGATGACAAAGACCCCGCCGTAGGCGGCCAACACTCGCCCGAAATTGGCGTCGGGCTGCAAGGTCGCTACGAACCCGTAGATTCCCAGCGCGATGACCCCCAGGCCCGCAACCCACCACGGCCTGCCCTGGCGCACCGACTGCCACACCAGCCAAGCGCCACCGATTTCACACAGCGCGGCGATGACGAACAGCAAGACAGTCTTGGCTACAACCATGCGTCCATAGTCGCAGACTCCGCCCGCCGCGTCGTGCGGCGGGGTGTGGTTCGGTGTCCGTGGTTCCGTGGTTCCGTGGTTTCGTGGGTGGCGGGGCGCGGTGCGGGTTCGGTGTCCGTGGTCCCGTGGTTCCGTGGGTGGCGGGGGCGCGGTGCGGGTTCGGTGTCCGTGGTCCCGTGGACGGCGGGGCGCGTGCGGTTAGATCCCCGCCCTCAGCCACGCATCCGTGCGCGCCCGCAGGCCCGTGGTGAGCGCACGTGTTGCCATGAACCACCCACCGAAGGCGACCCAAAGCCACACGAGAGCATGCGCGTGCGCCGCAGTTAGGGCGCCGACGGCCAGGACCGCGGGCACGTATGCCGCCAGCGTCAGCAGACCCACCCAGGCCAGGTACCTCCCGTCACCGGCGCCGATCAGCACCCCATCGAGGACAAAGACCCAGCCGGCCATCGGCAGGAACACCGCGGCGGCAATCAGGGCGGGTGACGTGGCGGCGGCGACGGCGGCCTCGTCCGTGAAAATCCACGGAATGAAGGCCGACGTAGCGGCGATAGCCACGCCGCAAACCGCCCCCGTGACCACACCCCAGCGGAGCATGATGCGAAGGAGGCGGCGGGCCTCGCGGATGCGGCCGGCGCCGAGTGCGTGGCCGATCAGAGCCTGCGCGGCGATCGCCAGCGCGTCGAGGGCGTAGGCGATCAGGTTCCATACCGCGGTGACGATCTGGTGGCCGGCCAAAGGGGCTTCGCCCAGCCGCGTCGCGACCGCGACCGTAACGATGATGGCCGCCCGCAAGGAGAGCGTGCGAATAAAGAGCGGAACTCCGGAGCGGGCTGCGCCGAGCAGCCCCTGCGGCCGCGGGCGCAAGGAGACCGCGTGGGCGCGCGAGCGGCGCATGACGATCGCCGCGGCGACCGCGCCCATACCGAGCTGACACGCGGCCGTTCCCAATCCGGACCCGACGATCCCGAGCCCGACCCAAAAGACCAACACCACATTGAGCAGCGCGTTTGCCGACGCGCCGACCACCGTCAGGTACAGGGGCGTGCGCGTGTCCTGGAAGCCGCGCAGCACGCCGGTGGCGGCCAGAACCGCGAGCATGCCGGGGATACCGGCGGCGGAGGCTCGCAGATAGGCCGTGCCGAGCGCCAGGACGCTACCGTGCGCGCCCAGCGCTCTTAGCAGGTCGGTGGCGGCAAACCCGAGGGCTATTGCGAGCGCGATCCCGAGCGCGAACGACAGCCACAGGCCGTCCACCCCTGCGCGCAACGCGGCACGTGGATCGCCCGCCCCGATCCGGCGGGCAACCAGCGAGGTCGTGGCGTAGGCGAGAAACACGCACAGCCCGACCACGGTCATGAGGGCGGTCGAAGCCACCGATAGCGCGGCGAGGGCGTCGGCACCGAGGCGGCCGACGATGGCGGTATCGGCGAGGATGAACAGCGGCTCGGCGACGAGCGCCCCCAGGGCCGGGACCGCCAACGCGAGGATGCGGCGGGAATCCGCGGGGGTGGTGCGCGGGCCCGCGCCGGGTGAATTCTTGCTCTGCACAGAATTGATTTTCGTCCACAGGCGACGTTGGCGTCATTTCCGGCGAGTCGACGGCGCGTCGGATGCGATCGGGCGGAAAGAACGCTACTTATCCCCATTTCTATCCACAGGTTGGATGCGTGCGACGTGCATGTATCGGTCAAGTTTCCCCAGGTCTGTTGATAGTGCTGTGGAAAACCTCGTTGCCGTCGCGTGGCGTAGGGTATATGTTTAGCCTCGGCGCGGGAACTGGGCGATTATCCGGCACCGTGATTCTTGGCGTTTATGCAGGTGGGAGCCGTGATTCACCCGCAATGACCGCGGCGCCCGGGGCGGGCGTAAGCGTGGTGCGGTGGGACTGGAAACGCGTCGGCGTACCGCATTTTAGACTGTGAGTGCACTGTGGGTAACGGAGGATTCGTGGCGGATTCGGAGTTTGACGGCGGGTTCGGCGGGCAAGAAGGCGCTGGTCCGGGGCGTGTTCCTCCACAGGACGTAGCGGCCGAACAGTCCGTCCTGGGGTCCATGCTTATCTCCAAGGACGCCATCGCGGACGTAGTCGAGGAATTGCGGGCCAATGATTTCTACCGGCCGTCTCACGAGACCATCTACGACGCGGTCACCACGCTGTACGGCCGCGGGGAGCCGGCAGACGCCGTCACGGTCGTCAACGAACTCAACAAGCGCGGCGAACTTGGGCGCGTAGGCGGGGCAACCTACATTCACGACGTGATCTCGTCGGTGCCGACGGCGGCCAATGCTGGCTACTACGCGCGCATCGTGCGCGAACGAGCGGTGCTGCGCCGTCTGATCGAGGCGGGTACGCGCATTGTTCAACTGGGATACGCCGCCGAGGGCGGCGACGTGGAGGATCTGGTCAACAACGCGCAGGCCGAGGTCTACCAGGTGTCGGAGTCGCGCTCCAGCGAGGACTACGCGCCGATTGGCGAGATCATCGGCCCGACCTTCGATGAAATCGAGCACAATGCGGCGCGCGGCGAGGGCATGGCGGGAGTTCCGACGGGCTTCGACGATCTGGATATCCTAACGAACGGCCTGCATCCGGGACAGATGATTGTGGTCGCGGCCCGGCCCGCCATCGGTAAGTCCACGCTCGGAATCGATATCGCCCGCTCCGCCGCGATCAAGCATGGGCAAGCGGCCGTTGTCTTTTCGCTGGAAATGAGCCGCAACGAAATCGTCATGCGCCTCCTGGCCGCGGAGACGGAGATATCGCTGCAAAAACTGCGCACCGGGCGCGTTGACGCCAACGAATGGAACCGGCTGGCGGCCACGGAGCGGCGGATAGCCGACGCGCCGCTATTCATCGACGATTCGCCGAACATGTCGCTGATGGAGATCCGCGCCAAGTGCCGCAGGCTCAAGCAGCGTCACGACCTACGCCTGGTCGTCATCGACTATCTGCAGTTGATGACGTCGGGCAAGCGCGTCGAATCACGGCAGCAAGAGGTTTCGGAGTTTTCCCGCGCGCTCAAGCTGCTCGCGAAGGAACTTGAGGTCCCGGTCATCGCCATTTCGCAGTTGAACCGCGGGCCGGAGCAACGCACCGATAAGAAACCGCAGATGAGTGACCTGCGCGAATCCGGGTCCATCGAGCAGGATGCGGACATGGTGATCCTGCTTCACCGCGAGGACGCCTACGAACCGGAGTCACCGCGCGCGGGTGAGGCGGATCTGATCGTGGCGAAGCACCGCAACGGTCCGACGGCAACGATTGCCGTCGCGTTCCAGGGCCGGTACTCGCGCTTCGCCAACATGGCACGCGATGCCGCGTTCGGGGGCTAGGCACCCCGCAGGGAATCATTTGGGGCCGCTCGGCGTTACGCACCTGCATGAGCCAAAGTCAGCCGGTAGTCATCGACGTCTGGTCCGATATCGCATGCCCATGGTGCTACGTGGGCAAGCGGCGCCTGGAGGAAGCGATAGCGCAAACAGCAGCGCCGGTCGAGGTCCGCTACCACGCGTTCATCCTCGACCCGTACGCGGGACCGGCCGACGGGCGCACTGAGGCGGATGTGCTGGCGCTCAAGCTCGGGGGCAAGGACCGCGCGGTGCAGGCGTTGCGGCACATGACGGAGTTGGCGGCGAGCGAGGGCCTCGACTTCGATTTCGATCGGGTGGTGCCGACGGCCACGGCGCCGACCCACCGGTTCCTGGCCCTGGTTCAGGATCGCTACGGTTGGGAAGCTAAAGCGAGGGTCGTGGGCGAGCTGTTCGCAGCGCACTTTACGGCGGGCCGCGACGTCGGCGATGAACAGGTAATGCAGCGAGCGGCCGACGCGGCCGGCTACGGGGATCTCGCGCCTGCGGATATCGCGGCGGCACTGCGGGCGGATTCGGCGCAGGCGGGCGCCGTCGAGCGGGACATTGCGGCGGCCGAATCCCACGGTGCCCGCGCCGTACCCTTCTACATTCTGGGAAACAAATACAGCGCCGCGGGGGCGCAAAACGTGACAACCTTCGCAGATGCCCTGCGCGATCTGACCGAAATGTGACTTGGGCACACGTTGTGGGGACAATGGATCGCATGAGCCTCCCCGCACGGTTTGCAATCATCGGTTACGGCAGCGCCGGCCGCGGCATTCACTCGCGCCTGATACGCGAAGCCGGTTTCTTGGTTACCGCAATAGTGACAAGGGACGAGGGCCGAAAGCGGGCCGCTACTGAGGATTGGCCGGCCGCGGCGGTGTACGACGAGATCAGCGAGTTGATCGCCCACCCGGACGACTTTGACGTGATCGTCATCGCCTCCCCGTCGGGGCGTCACGTCGCGCATGCGGAGCAGGTCATC
This is a stretch of genomic DNA from Rarobacter incanus. It encodes these proteins:
- a CDS encoding penicillin-binding protein, giving the protein MRVLWQGTVKDMEEGIPVADAPGNGPRRVSARSKTGGQPWRPTGGAQQPAASGATAPRTTTRTAPAAFAAQTPKLKGRAKRKYLRQQYGRFNYPRKQYSGIHRWLPSWRFIVGVCVFFGVLGVAGIVVAYQMVKIPNAEQFATAQKTTVYYAGGKSVMGEFATQDRVLVDGSTLPEYVGHAFVAAEDRSFYQNNGISLPGMTRAFVNNIRGGARQGGSTITQQYAERYYLGETKTYTGKVKEAFLAVKLAQHQDKAEILSNYMNTIYLGRGTYGIQSAARKYFGVDAKDLSIAQAALIAGIVPSPSNWDPRVNPDKAEQRWNYVLDGMEQLGFLTAAQRADLTMPETIEYKRSDTYGGTKGYLLEMVRSELVATGQFTEDDLDTGGYVITTTIDKSMQADMVATVKAMPDDKPKRLRAAMVTIDPETGGIKALYGGPNYLKQQFNNSTQGMAQAGSTFKPFALLAAVSDGVSVTNKYFNGRNSVTIDGFDRPVVNFGGASYGYVNLMRATALSINTAYAALNVEIGPEKTMQAAIDAGIPKATTGLNDLPSNVLGTASVHPVDLANAYATIAAGGIYRKAHIVASVKQNSTDEVEYKVATKGKRVFDEDVTSTVANAMAGVVEWGSGKTASEVGRPIAGKTGTSSDNKSAWFAGFAPNLATVVGLYQVGKDGSEVSIDPFGGYSEITGGSVPVDMWTAYMKEALADLPVVDLPEMPTSAGHKADDDSQEQDTETDTKVEVPSVAGDSASAAKSALRKAGFAVSVSHAYSDSVPKGSVISTSPGGGKALAPGATVSIVVSKGPKKSSSDSGGGNDGSAGNDNAGGSNDGGSDAGTGKGSDGGEGAGDGGQGSGAGQDGGSGAGDAGSGSGTGGNSGSGNGAGGSAGSGAGAGGSDSGAGANP
- the rpsF gene encoding 30S ribosomal protein S6 — its product is MSLRQYEIMLILDPSVEERTVAPSLDKYLSVVPKEGGTVDAIDIWGRRRLAFDIKKKSEGIYAVIDFTATPATAKELDRQLGLNESVLRTKILRREA
- a CDS encoding single-stranded DNA-binding protein — protein: MAGDTIITVVGNLTADPELRFTPSGAAVANFTIASTPRVFDRQNNEWRDGETLFLRCSLWREAAENAAESLSKGARVIAQGRLTQRSFETREGEKRTVVELQVDEIGPSLRNATAKVTRAQRGGGGGGYSSGGGFGGSAGGGFGGSAAPADDPWGSASPASSTSGIDDEPPF
- the rpsR gene encoding 30S ribosomal protein S18 — encoded protein: MAKPVVRKPKKKSNPLKSAKVDVVDYKDTVLLRKFISDRGKIRARRVTGVTVQEQRQIARAVKNAREMALLPYSSSAR
- the rplI gene encoding 50S ribosomal protein L9; the protein is MAKLILTHEVTGLGEPGDVVDVKDGYARNFLIPRKLATPWTKGAESQVSAIRKARKAREIASLEDARAARDSLQAKSFVLTVKAGPSGRLFGAVTTAEIAQAIAANGPQVDKRKIEVSQPIRNVGDHAVSVRLHPEVAAKVNVKVVAAK
- a CDS encoding YnfA family protein; the protein is MVVAKTVLLFVIAALCEIGGAWLVWQSVRQGRPWWVAGLGVIALGIYGFVATLQPDANFGRVLAAYGGVFVIGSLVWAMAIDGFRPDRWDVIGAAVCLIGVAVIMFGART
- a CDS encoding MATE family efflux transporter, whose translation is MQSKNSPGAGPRTTPADSRRILALAVPALGALVAEPLFILADTAIVGRLGADALAALSVASTALMTVVGLCVFLAYATTSLVARRIGAGDPRAALRAGVDGLWLSFALGIALAIALGFAATDLLRALGAHGSVLALGTAYLRASAAGIPGMLAVLAATGVLRGFQDTRTPLYLTVVGASANALLNVVLVFWVGLGIVGSGLGTAACQLGMGAVAAAIVMRRSRAHAVSLRPRPQGLLGAARSGVPLFIRTLSLRAAIIVTVAVATRLGEAPLAGHQIVTAVWNLIAYALDALAIAAQALIGHALGAGRIREARRLLRIMLRWGVVTGAVCGVAIAATSAFIPWIFTDEAAVAAATSPALIAAAVFLPMAGWVFVLDGVLIGAGDGRYLAWVGLLTLAAYVPAVLAVGALTAAHAHALVWLWVAFGGWFMATRALTTGLRARTDAWLRAGI
- the dnaB gene encoding replicative DNA helicase — its product is MADSEFDGGFGGQEGAGPGRVPPQDVAAEQSVLGSMLISKDAIADVVEELRANDFYRPSHETIYDAVTTLYGRGEPADAVTVVNELNKRGELGRVGGATYIHDVISSVPTAANAGYYARIVRERAVLRRLIEAGTRIVQLGYAAEGGDVEDLVNNAQAEVYQVSESRSSEDYAPIGEIIGPTFDEIEHNAARGEGMAGVPTGFDDLDILTNGLHPGQMIVVAARPAIGKSTLGIDIARSAAIKHGQAAVVFSLEMSRNEIVMRLLAAETEISLQKLRTGRVDANEWNRLAATERRIADAPLFIDDSPNMSLMEIRAKCRRLKQRHDLRLVVIDYLQLMTSGKRVESRQQEVSEFSRALKLLAKELEVPVIAISQLNRGPEQRTDKKPQMSDLRESGSIEQDADMVILLHREDAYEPESPRAGEADLIVAKHRNGPTATIAVAFQGRYSRFANMARDAAFGG
- a CDS encoding DsbA family oxidoreductase; translation: MSQSQPVVIDVWSDIACPWCYVGKRRLEEAIAQTAAPVEVRYHAFILDPYAGPADGRTEADVLALKLGGKDRAVQALRHMTELAASEGLDFDFDRVVPTATAPTHRFLALVQDRYGWEAKARVVGELFAAHFTAGRDVGDEQVMQRAADAAGYGDLAPADIAAALRADSAQAGAVERDIAAAESHGARAVPFYILGNKYSAAGAQNVTTFADALRDLTEM